One window of the Benincasa hispida cultivar B227 chromosome 3, ASM972705v1, whole genome shotgun sequence genome contains the following:
- the LOC120072690 gene encoding uncharacterized protein ycf23-like → MQTSFCSASSSSSLAILKLNQNPLLGHLVSTPRFSLKRRPALTTRALLSAHRESVLKDFHERRALKIISGLQNLDRENVASVVTAADKGGATHVDIACDAELVKLAISLTSLPVCVSSVDPAEFLPAVEAGALMVEIGNYDSFYEAGIVFSADQILNLTKETRRLLPSVALSVTVPHTLGLPDQVKLAELLEQEGVDIIQTEGGKCSHPSKSGILGLIEKAAPTLAAAYSISRAVKIPVMCSSGLSAVTAPMAITAGAAGVGVGSAVNKLNDVVAMIAEVRSIADSIAPSAAQISRPNSVIFNL, encoded by the exons ATGCAGACCTCATTCTGCTccgcatcttcttcttcttcccttgcCATTTTGAAGCTCAACCAAAACCCTCTTCTGGGCCATCTTGTTTCTACACCGCGTTTCTCCCTCAAAAGAAGACCCGCTTTGACCACTCGAGCACTTCTATCAGCTCATAGAGAATCAGTTCTGAAGGATTTTCATGAGCGACGAGCTCTCAAG ATTATTTCAGGTCTGCAGAACTTGGACAGGGAAAATGTGGCTTCTGTAGTCACTGCAGCAGACAAG GGGGGAGCTACTCATGTCGATATAGCTTGCGATGCAGAGTTAGTGAAGCTTGCAATTAGCTTAACTTCTCTTCCA GTTTGTGTTTCATCTGTGGATCCAGCAGAATTCTTACCTGCTGTTGAAGCTGGAGCATTAATG GTAGAAATTGGAAACTATGATTCATTTTACGAGGCGGGAATAGTTTTCTCTGCAGATCAG atattaaatttaacaaaagaGACTAGGAGGTTACTACCGTCTGTGGCCTTATCAGTCACCGTGCCCCACACACTTGGACTTCCTGATCAG GTCAAGCTGGCAGAGTTGCTGGAACAGGAAGGTGTTGACATTATACAAACTGAAGGAGGAAAATGTTCTCATCCTTCAAAATCTGGCATTCTCGGCTTGATCGAGAAG GCAGCGCCCACACTAGCAGCTGCATATTCAATCTCGAGGGCTGTTAAGATTCCCGTCATGTGTTCGTCTGGATTAAGTGCTGTCACAGCACCAATGGCTATCACTGCTGGAGCTGCAGGCGTG GGTGTGGGATCGGCAGTTAACAAGCTCAATGATGTCGTAGCGATGATTGCAGAGGTTAGGAGCATTGCTGATTCGATAGCGCCATCAGCTGCCCAGATTAGCAGGCCCAATAGCGTGATTTTCAATTTGTAG